The genomic DNA CGCTGCGGTCCGGTCTGATAACCTAGAGACCACGCCACCCGATCCGCGCCCGTCTCGGCTAACACGGGCGGACGTGTTCCAGATGGCAGCAAGTCCTTGGTGCCACAGCAGGGCGGGCGCACAGACCCTACGGTTTCTCGTAGTACACAGCCCTCGGTGAAACGACGAAAACTCGCGTCAGACCAACGTGAGGTTTTCCCGTGATCCATATCGTCACACCCGCCAACGCGGATCGCTATGCCGACGCGATGGAGCAGGCTTGGCGCCTGCGCCACGCCATCTTCGTCGGAGAGAAGGGTTGGAGCGAGCTGGCCCGTCCGGACGGCCGCGAGATCGACCAGTTCGACACGCCGCACGCGGTCCACTTCCTCGCTATGGAGGACGACACTGTCGTCGGCTACAGCCGACTCCTGCCGACCACGCGCCCGCATCTCCTGTCGGACGTGCTCCCGCAGCTCTGCGAGGGCGAGCGGCCGGTCGGACCGCAGATCTGGGAATGGACCCGCCAGGGCGTCGCCCGCTCGCACCGGGCGAAGGGCCGCGTCGTCAATCCGGTCTCGATCGCCCTGCTTACCGGGATCGTCGAGTGGGGCCTCGCCCACGGGGTCCACAGCCTGCTGCTGCAGATGCCGACCCTCTACATGATCCACGTCATCCAGCTGCATTTCCGCCCGCAGCCGCTCGGCCTGCCGGTCCAGATCGCCGGCGAGGAGATCATGGCGGCGACCGCCCGATTCGACGCCCGCACCCTGGCCAAGCTCCGCGCGGTCCGCGGCGACAGTCGCTCGGTCCTCGTCTCCGAACCCGCTTACCTGGTGGCCTGACCATGATCTTCGACAGCAAGGATACCGCGCTGGACGCGCTCGCCGCGCAGTGCCTGCGGGTTCGCGAACTCATCGACACGGTCGGCGATCCGCTGATGCGGGCCGCCATCGATCTCCTGCTCCTCGAGGTCGCCCGGGCCCTGGCCCAGAATGGACCGCAGGACCGCGCGAGCGGCGCCTGAGGCGCCGGCGGCAGTCGGATACGGGAACGGCGGGCGTCCCGTAGGACGCCCGCCGTTCTCCACGTTGTGGCTAATGCCTCAGACGCCCATCGCGGTTTTCAGGTTCTGATCGACCTTGTCGAGGAAGCCGGTGGTCGAGAGCCACTTCTGGTCCGGCCCGACGAGGAGGGCGAGATCCTTGGTCATGTAGCCGGCCTCGACCGTGTCGACGCAGACCTTCTCCAGGGTGGCGGAGAACTTCGCCAGATCGTCGTTGCCGTCGAGCTTGGCGCGGTGCGACAGGCCCCGGGTCCAGGCGAAGATCGACGCTATCGAGTTGGTCGACGTCTCGCGGCCCTTCTGGTGCTCGCGGTAATGGCGGGTGACGGTGCCGTGGGCGGCCTCGGCCTCCACGGTCCGGCCGTCCGGCGTCATCAGCACCGAGGTCATCAGGCCGAGCGAGCCGAAGCCCTGCGCGGCCGTGTCCGACTGCACGTCGCCGTCGTAGTTCTTGCAGGCCCAGACGTAGCCGCCCGACCACTTCAGGCACGAGGCCACCATGTCGTCGATCAGACGGTGCTCGTAGGTGATACCGAGCGCCTTGAACTTGGCCTCGAACTCGTCCTCGTAGACCTTCTGGAACAGGTCCTTGAAGCGGCCGTCATAGGCCTTGAGGATGGTGTTCTTGGTCGACAGGTAGACCGGGTACTTGCGCGCGAGGCCGTAGTTCATCGAGGCGCGGGCGAAGTCGATGATCGACTGGTCGAGGTTGTACATCGACATGGCGACGCCGGCCTCGGGGAACTTGAACACCTCCTTCTCGATGACCGTGCCGTCATCGCCCTCGAACTTGATGGTCAGGCGTCCCTTGCCGGGCACCTTGAAGTCCGTGGCGCGGTACTGGTCGCCGTAGGCGTGGCGGCCGATCACGAAGGGCTGCGTCCAGCCGGGCACGAGGCGGGGCACGTTCTTGCAGATGATCGGCTCGCGGAAGATCACGCCGCCCAGGATGTTGCGGATCGTGCCGTTGGGCGAGCGCCACATCTCCTTGAGACCGAATTCCTGCACCCGCTGCTCGTCGGGGGTGATGGTGGCGCACTTCACGCCGACGCCGTGGCGCTTGATCGCCTCGGCGGCGTCCACCGTCACCTTGTCGTTGGTGGCGTCCCGGTGCTCGACGCCGAGGTCGTAGTACTCGAGGTCGACGTCGAGATAGGGGTGGATGAGCTTGTTCTTGATCTCGGCCCAGATGATCCGGGTCATCTCGTCGCCGTCGAGCTCGACGACGGGGTTCGCTACCTTGATCTTCGCCATGGACCGCTGCCTTCCCGCGTTGTCCCCGCGCACGGCATGCAAGGGCCGTGCGGTCGTTGTCCCGGGAGACCTGTGGGGCGCCCCGGGCCGGAATCGCCCCGCGACATAGCGCGGCCCTTCCGGCGACGGAAGGCGCGCGCTGTCATCCGGGCGGCATCGTCACTCGCCCCTCGACGGGCGCGGGCTCGCCGTGCCAGACGGCCGCCATGACGAGCCGAGACGCACAGGGCGACGCCCCCGAGGTTGCCCCCAGGAAGGTCACCGAACTGCCGCCCGGGATCGCCCCCGCGGTGATCCTGGTGGAGCCGCAGCTTGCCGAGAATATCGGCATGACCGCCCGGGCCATGGCGAATTTCGGCCTGTCGGAGCTGCGCCTCGTCAACCCGAAGAACGGCTGGCCCAAGAAGGGCGTCCGAGAGGCGGCCTCGGGCGCGACGCACGTCTTGGACGCGGCCGCGATCTACGGCAGCGTGGCCGAGGCCATCGCTGACTGCCAGTACGTCCTGGCGACCACGGCGCGCGAGCGCGGGCAGATGAAGCGGGTCTTCGCGCCCGAGGAGGCCATGGGCGAGCTCGTGGCCCGGGAGGGGCAGCGCACCGCGGTGATGTTCGGCCGCGAGCGGGTCGGGCTCACCAACGACGAGGTGTCGCTCGCCGACGCGATCGTCACCTTCCCGGTCTCCCCGGACTTTCCCTCGCTCAACCTCGCGCAGGCGGTTCTGCTGGTGGGCTACGCGTGGCGGCAGGCGAGCGGCCGGGCGCGCCTGCCCTTCACGGGCGAACTCCTGTCGCCGCCGGCGACCCGCGAGGCGCTGATCGCGCTGTTCGGAAGCCTTGAGGCGGCGCTCGACGGGGCCGGCTTCTACCCGCCGGAGAAGAAGGAGATCATCGCCCGCAACATGCGCGACATGCTCCACCGCATGAGCCTGACCGAGCAGGACGTGCGGACGTTCCGCGGGGCGCTGCGGGCCCTGACGCGGAAGGGCGGCTGATCAGCCGGGGGCCGGCTTCATCTCCGGCGGCTTGCCGCCGCCGAAGCAGCGGCCGACCGCCTCCCAGAACGCCGTCCGCTCCTCGGGCGTGCACTGCGCCATGCGCGCCTCGACCTTGGCGCGTCCGGCCACCGCGTCGGCTGTCGCGGCCACCTCGGTCTCGCTCGGGTTCCTCGCCTCGGCCATCAGCAATCCTCCGTTGCAGAACGAAAGCGCAGCTGAGCCGTGCGGTTCCGTTCCGCGCCGCGATCGGGCATGGAGTCGGCGATTCGCGGAGTGGCCGCGCGGTGGCGGAACGAGGGCGGGGTATCGGGTGCGGCTCAGCGTGGACAATCTGGCCTGCCGCCGCTCCGGCCGCCGCATCTTCGCCAACCTGTCCTTCGCCCTCGGACCCGGCGACGCCCTCGCGATCACCGGGCGGAACGGCGCGGGCAAGTCGAGCCTCCTCGCCATCCTCTCGGGCCGACTGCGGGCGGATGCCGGGCGGATCGACGTCGCCGATGTCGGCGAGGCGAGTCTGCCCGAGTGCCTCCACGCCGTCGGCCACCGCGACGGGCTGAAGAGCTCTCTCACGGCGGGCGAGAACCTCCTGTTCGCCCAGCGGCTCCTGGGCGCGCCGCGTCTGGACCCGCGCGCCGCGCTGGAGCGGCTCGGCCTCGGCCACGCGCACGACCTGCCGGTGGCCTATCTGTCGGCGGGTCAGCGGCGGCGCGTGGCCCTGGCGCGGCTGCTGGTCTGCGCCC from Methylobacterium radiotolerans JCM 2831 includes the following:
- a CDS encoding acyl-homoserine-lactone synthase; protein product: MIHIVTPANADRYADAMEQAWRLRHAIFVGEKGWSELARPDGREIDQFDTPHAVHFLAMEDDTVVGYSRLLPTTRPHLLSDVLPQLCEGERPVGPQIWEWTRQGVARSHRAKGRVVNPVSIALLTGIVEWGLAHGVHSLLLQMPTLYMIHVIQLHFRPQPLGLPVQIAGEEIMAATARFDARTLAKLRAVRGDSRSVLVSEPAYLVA
- the ccmA gene encoding heme ABC exporter ATP-binding protein CcmA; its protein translation is MRLSVDNLACRRSGRRIFANLSFALGPGDALAITGRNGAGKSSLLAILSGRLRADAGRIDVADVGEASLPECLHAVGHRDGLKSSLTAGENLLFAQRLLGAPRLDPRAALERLGLGHAHDLPVAYLSAGQRRRVALARLLVCARPLWLLDEPTAALDTASQAVLAELMEGHRAGGGLVIAATHQSLGLAGAAELRIETAAAAPVADLLEEWA
- a CDS encoding NADP-dependent isocitrate dehydrogenase, with the protein product MAKIKVANPVVELDGDEMTRIIWAEIKNKLIHPYLDVDLEYYDLGVEHRDATNDKVTVDAAEAIKRHGVGVKCATITPDEQRVQEFGLKEMWRSPNGTIRNILGGVIFREPIICKNVPRLVPGWTQPFVIGRHAYGDQYRATDFKVPGKGRLTIKFEGDDGTVIEKEVFKFPEAGVAMSMYNLDQSIIDFARASMNYGLARKYPVYLSTKNTILKAYDGRFKDLFQKVYEDEFEAKFKALGITYEHRLIDDMVASCLKWSGGYVWACKNYDGDVQSDTAAQGFGSLGLMTSVLMTPDGRTVEAEAAHGTVTRHYREHQKGRETSTNSIASIFAWTRGLSHRAKLDGNDDLAKFSATLEKVCVDTVEAGYMTKDLALLVGPDQKWLSTTGFLDKVDQNLKTAMGV
- a CDS encoding RNA methyltransferase, whose amino-acid sequence is MTSRDAQGDAPEVAPRKVTELPPGIAPAVILVEPQLAENIGMTARAMANFGLSELRLVNPKNGWPKKGVREAASGATHVLDAAAIYGSVAEAIADCQYVLATTARERGQMKRVFAPEEAMGELVAREGQRTAVMFGRERVGLTNDEVSLADAIVTFPVSPDFPSLNLAQAVLLVGYAWRQASGRARLPFTGELLSPPATREALIALFGSLEAALDGAGFYPPEKKEIIARNMRDMLHRMSLTEQDVRTFRGALRALTRKGG